A genomic region of ANME-2 cluster archaeon contains the following coding sequences:
- a CDS encoding DUF116 domain-containing protein, whose product MLFSYELLGKLFVFFVFTAAIVTGAALLLGAYSIRRHRIIFPNFILFMLYLFYSPSKWMCRIFSIKEEIVDEILIEVRNAVMLEKFIKKADRRALILPQCMRHPQCRARCDPIMGYECTKCGKCDIKDIAEAAEKHDFKVFIVPGDSFVRKIIKSYNPDACLGVACYVELTESMQSVSKFMPVQGVCLIRDGCFDTKVDVAEVIHKMEICDV is encoded by the coding sequence ATGCTTTTCTCCTATGAACTTCTTGGCAAACTGTTCGTATTCTTTGTATTCACAGCTGCAATAGTGACTGGTGCCGCATTACTGCTTGGTGCATATAGTATCAGGAGACACAGGATAATATTTCCAAATTTTATCTTATTTATGCTCTACCTCTTTTATTCGCCTTCAAAATGGATGTGCAGGATTTTTTCCATAAAAGAAGAAATTGTTGACGAAATATTAATTGAGGTCAGGAACGCGGTGATGCTTGAAAAGTTCATAAAAAAAGCCGACAGACGCGCTCTTATCCTCCCCCAGTGTATGAGGCATCCTCAATGCAGGGCACGTTGCGATCCCATAATGGGCTACGAGTGCACTAAATGCGGTAAGTGTGACATTAAAGATATTGCCGAGGCGGCAGAGAAGCATGATTTCAAAGTTTTTATTGTTCCGGGTGACAGCTTTGTCAGGAAGATAATAAAGTCATATAATCCGGATGCATGTCTTGGAGTCGCATGTTATGTGGAGTTGACCGAATCTATGCAATCAGTTTCAAAATTCATGCCTGTTCAAGGCGTTTGCCTGATAAGGGATGGATGTTTTGATACAAAAGTAGATGTAGCAGAAGTAATTCACAAGATGGAGATATGCGATGTATAG
- a CDS encoding 2-oxoacid:acceptor oxidoreductase subunit alpha, whose product MEFSWMIGGEAGFGIMASGLTLSKTFARGGLHVFDAIEYPSLIRGGHNTYMVRTASREVHSHTGYIDMLVALNEETIHLHKEEMAPTGCILFDGMHEPEDRFGVHADISLFPIPLGDIVKDLGGQPIMRNTAAIGATIALIGYDLSLFENLLADMFKHKSEDVVRDNIHVARAGYDFMMNNHPGGSGIIVKPADGLRRMVVSGNEAVGLGALAAGCRFYSAYPMTPASGLLHFLAAEERNHNLVVKHTEDELAAILMAIGASHAGVRAMTASSGGGFSLMVEALGLAAMTETPLVVMEAQRPGPSTGLATRTEAGDLRFVMHASQGDFPRVVMAPGDAEECFQAAGHAFNLAEKYQVPVIILTDKFLTESHKTVDGFEPVPVDRGELLDHAHLDNITDYKRYEMTDSGISPRIIPGHRKGVFIANSNEHDEHGRYLEDPLNRTAMMDKRMKKLEHLAAELEEPHLYGPKTADLTLLSWGSTKGPILEAMMLLKNSDITVNFLQILNLYPFPREKVTRIIKSARLTIDVENNQTAQLAGMIREYTGMKVDEKILKYNGRPFTPEEIANRVAEVVRHG is encoded by the coding sequence TTGGAATTTTCATGGATGATAGGTGGGGAAGCAGGTTTTGGGATAATGGCCTCGGGTCTCACACTTTCTAAAACTTTTGCGCGCGGAGGGCTTCATGTATTCGATGCCATAGAATACCCCTCCCTTATCAGGGGAGGCCATAACACCTATATGGTACGTACTGCCAGCAGGGAAGTCCATTCCCATACCGGATATATTGATATGCTGGTGGCATTGAACGAAGAGACCATCCACCTGCATAAAGAAGAAATGGCCCCAACCGGATGCATACTCTTTGACGGTATGCATGAACCGGAAGACCGGTTCGGGGTCCATGCAGATATCAGCCTGTTTCCCATACCCCTTGGCGACATTGTGAAGGACCTGGGCGGACAACCTATCATGCGAAATACGGCAGCCATTGGTGCCACCATTGCTCTTATAGGATATGACCTGTCCCTATTTGAGAACCTGCTTGCCGACATGTTCAAACATAAAAGCGAAGATGTGGTCCGGGACAATATCCATGTTGCCAGGGCCGGGTATGATTTTATGATGAACAACCATCCAGGAGGTTCGGGAATTATCGTGAAACCTGCTGATGGTCTCCGAAGGATGGTAGTGAGTGGGAATGAGGCGGTAGGTCTTGGTGCCCTTGCAGCAGGCTGCAGGTTCTATTCTGCATATCCAATGACACCCGCATCAGGTCTTTTGCACTTTCTTGCTGCCGAGGAAAGGAACCATAACCTTGTTGTCAAACATACCGAGGATGAACTGGCTGCCATACTCATGGCGATCGGCGCTTCCCATGCCGGGGTAAGAGCAATGACAGCTTCGTCTGGAGGAGGTTTCTCGCTTATGGTAGAGGCCCTGGGTCTTGCAGCCATGACCGAGACCCCGCTGGTGGTAATGGAAGCCCAGCGTCCCGGACCCAGTACCGGACTGGCCACCCGTACCGAAGCAGGAGACCTGAGATTCGTGATGCATGCTTCCCAGGGAGATTTTCCCAGGGTGGTCATGGCACCAGGGGACGCGGAGGAATGTTTCCAGGCAGCAGGTCATGCATTCAACCTGGCTGAAAAATACCAGGTACCGGTGATAATTCTTACTGACAAGTTCCTGACAGAAAGCCATAAAACGGTAGATGGTTTTGAACCCGTGCCCGTGGACAGAGGAGAGCTGCTGGACCATGCCCACCTGGACAATATTACAGATTATAAGCGATATGAAATGACCGATTCAGGAATTTCACCAAGGATCATACCCGGCCATAGAAAGGGGGTCTTCATAGCCAATAGCAATGAGCACGACGAGCACGGGCGCTACCTTGAAGACCCCCTCAACAGGACTGCCATGATGGACAAGCGGATGAAAAAACTGGAACATCTTGCAGCCGAACTGGAAGAACCACACCTGTACGGGCCAAAGACGGCCGATCTTACGCTGCTGAGCTGGGGTTCAACCAAGGGTCCCATTCTTGAGGCAATGATGCTGCTCAAGAACAGTGATATAACGGTAAATTTCCTGCAGATACTGAACCTGTACCCGTTCCCCAGGGAAAAAGTGACCAGGATAATCAAAAGTGCCAGACTGACCATTGACGTGGAGAATAACCAGACTGCCCAGCTTGCCGGGATGATCCGGGAATATACAGGAATGAAGGTGGACGAGAAAATACTCAAATATAACGGGAGACCCTTCACGCCAGAGGAGATTGCAAACCGTGTGGCTGAGGTGGTTAGACATGGCTGA
- a CDS encoding pro-sigmaK processing inhibitor BofA family protein gives MPLDFITINGLAILIVAIAAFIAVFYVLKVIKYLIVNSVVGLILLFASNVAIKMFDLGFSVDINWVSVMICALAGIPGVLIVILLGVFNIPLVPA, from the coding sequence ATGCCTTTGGATTTTATAACAATCAACGGATTGGCAATCCTTATTGTTGCCATTGCAGCATTCATAGCTGTGTTCTACGTGCTTAAAGTAATTAAATACCTGATCGTAAATTCCGTTGTGGGGCTGATATTACTTTTTGCATCAAATGTTGCGATCAAAATGTTCGACCTGGGATTTTCAGTCGATATCAACTGGGTTTCTGTCATGATATGTGCCCTGGCTGGAATACCAGGGGTTCTCATCGTCATATTACTGGGAGTTTTCAATATCCCACTGGTACCGGCATAA
- a CDS encoding DUF22 domain-containing protein, which translates to MAEIVNIVSKKDSEILSMKIQASPYEFTMATRAKWEMVVADENMTIGKGKFEKIKIKKIHMQKDTLALPCAFNHHALVSVVKIGGEGGCSAPVEFDRMVDSAYVLGIDSGEVRKGDLLAVINVFPIMFTRDASVPVKVK; encoded by the coding sequence ATGGCAGAAATCGTAAACATAGTATCAAAGAAAGATAGTGAAATACTGTCCATGAAGATCCAGGCATCGCCATACGAATTTACTATGGCCACACGGGCTAAATGGGAGATGGTGGTCGCCGATGAGAACATGACTATCGGAAAGGGAAAATTTGAAAAGATCAAGATCAAGAAAATCCATATGCAAAAGGATACCCTTGCTCTGCCCTGTGCATTTAATCACCACGCACTGGTGTCAGTGGTGAAAATAGGGGGTGAAGGGGGTTGTTCTGCGCCTGTGGAATTCGACCGTATGGTAGATTCAGCCTACGTCCTGGGGATTGATTCAGGTGAGGTCAGGAAAGGTGATTTGCTTGCGGTTATCAACGTATTCCCGATAATGTTCACCCGGGACGCTTCAGTTCCCGTGAAGGTCAAGTAG
- a CDS encoding DUF116 domain-containing protein, with protein sequence MYRLIGIALLTIVVISVFLALFALWMSRASLCRNIWLAGFFTDVLDFFYLPIKFFFHKYSDTEKLERWMVSLKNMAHISAFKKTTHRLLLAPHCMRALDCPAASTKFGIECISCGKCIFSKIKTDAKRFNYTLYIVAGSSYVRHIIKKESADGALLLACNYELNKVMRSLKNKNIKTYGIPLSNDGCYATEIDYNKLLEEMGNFSK encoded by the coding sequence ATGTATAGATTGATCGGGATTGCACTGCTCACCATTGTGGTTATATCCGTCTTCCTGGCCCTTTTTGCTTTGTGGATGAGCCGGGCCAGCCTGTGCAGGAATATCTGGCTTGCAGGTTTTTTTACGGATGTTCTTGACTTTTTCTATCTTCCGATAAAATTTTTCTTCCACAAGTATTCTGATACTGAAAAACTGGAACGATGGATGGTCTCCCTCAAGAATATGGCACACATATCTGCCTTTAAAAAGACCACACACCGTTTGCTGCTGGCCCCTCATTGCATGCGTGCACTTGATTGTCCTGCAGCGTCAACAAAGTTCGGGATCGAATGCATATCATGCGGGAAGTGCATCTTCTCAAAGATAAAAACAGACGCTAAACGGTTTAACTACACCCTGTATATTGTTGCGGGGTCATCATATGTCAGGCATATCATCAAAAAAGAATCAGCTGACGGCGCACTTCTATTAGCATGCAATTACGAGCTTAACAAGGTCATGCGCTCTTTAAAAAATAAGAACATAAAGACGTATGGCATTCCTCTTTCAAACGATGGTTGTTATGCTACTGAGATCGATTACAATAAACTGCTGGAAGAGATGGGAAATTTCAGCAAATAG
- a CDS encoding trypsin-like peptidase domain-containing protein codes for MFNFDETVTSAVDKVIPSVVNISEVKLIKDAHLHIHPVPGVGSGFIIDEAGCILTNAHVVLGSSEINVTLDDGRTLPGVLKGIDTMMDLAVINIDADGLPVPEMAKNNKLKIGQMAIAIGSPLGLVGGPTVTAGVISALNRSIQTEMSYMEGLIQTDAAINPGNSGGPLINSQGVVVGVNSAIIPFAQGIGFAIPIASALWVAEQLREHGVIVRPWISINAVDVNPKLMAYYSLPVDKGVVVTRIVPQSEADKSGLEMADIIIRIDDIQINTVQDMIKVINKHKVGDNVEVEIFRGQEKMLLETVLEKAPTPQLPPFPPAESGQQGAVLP; via the coding sequence ATGTTCAATTTTGACGAGACAGTCACATCAGCAGTAGATAAAGTAATACCCAGCGTGGTCAACATCAGCGAAGTGAAATTGATAAAAGACGCTCATCTGCACATTCATCCTGTGCCGGGCGTGGGTTCGGGTTTCATAATAGACGAGGCCGGGTGTATCCTGACCAATGCGCATGTGGTACTTGGCTCGTCTGAAATAAATGTAACACTGGACGACGGCAGGACCCTGCCCGGTGTACTCAAAGGTATTGATACCATGATGGACCTGGCAGTCATCAATATTGATGCCGACGGCCTGCCTGTGCCTGAGATGGCAAAGAACAACAAGCTCAAGATAGGACAGATGGCCATAGCTATCGGAAGCCCGCTGGGTCTGGTCGGCGGCCCCACGGTCACTGCCGGGGTCATCAGTGCATTGAATCGCTCCATCCAGACCGAGATGTCATACATGGAAGGACTCATCCAGACCGATGCAGCTATCAATCCAGGCAACAGCGGAGGACCCCTCATCAACAGCCAGGGCGTGGTGGTAGGCGTTAACAGCGCCATCATACCCTTTGCCCAGGGCATCGGGTTCGCCATACCCATTGCTTCCGCCCTGTGGGTCGCAGAACAGTTGAGGGAGCACGGGGTCATCGTGAGACCCTGGATCAGTATCAATGCAGTGGACGTGAACCCGAAACTTATGGCATATTACAGTCTGCCGGTTGACAAAGGCGTGGTGGTCACCAGAATAGTGCCACAGAGCGAAGCCGATAAATCCGGTCTGGAAATGGCAGATATCATAATCAGGATAGATGATATCCAGATAAACACCGTGCAGGACATGATAAAGGTCATCAATAAACACAAGGTGGGAGATAACGTGGAAGTAGAGATATTCCGTGGCCAGGAGAAGATGCTTCTTGAGACCGTGCTGGAGAAGGCACCCACGCCACAGCTTCCCCCCTTCCCGCCGGCTGAGTCGGGTCAGCAAGGAGCGGTCCTGCCCTGA
- a CDS encoding DMT family transporter codes for MHPPLFKGQIQIASAATLFGLIGIFIKLTTQMPLGSIIFYRLLFGLVAITLFFGCCGRLSELRLVDKKLSVLLLGIFQAGTMLSYFISVKYTSVSIAVLLLYTAPVYVTLLSPIILKEYISRSSLLALGISIAGVIMVIQPATLFGNVDTLYVMGLAAGLVSGLCYASIIMTSRQLRDSYTGTTQATWALFITMVLFLPYSIAVPGKVLLDNLYLLILFGLLPTAAALILYLSALKHVRAQSASIIALLEPVSAVVFAFLILSEPVTFTTIMGGGLILVGAMLVSRERGVECVQK; via the coding sequence ATGCACCCCCCGCTTTTCAAAGGCCAGATACAGATAGCTTCGGCAGCTACACTGTTCGGCCTTATTGGTATTTTCATAAAGCTCACAACTCAGATGCCCCTGGGTTCCATTATCTTCTACCGGCTGCTGTTCGGCCTGGTTGCCATCACGCTCTTTTTCGGATGCTGTGGCCGGCTGAGTGAACTTCGTCTGGTGGATAAAAAGCTCTCTGTCCTGCTGCTGGGAATATTCCAGGCAGGCACTATGCTTTCTTATTTCATTTCGGTAAAATACACGTCGGTTTCCATAGCTGTCCTGCTGCTTTATACGGCACCGGTCTATGTTACCCTGCTTTCGCCCATAATTCTAAAAGAATATATCTCCCGCAGCAGCCTTCTTGCTCTTGGTATCTCTATCGCAGGGGTTATCATGGTCATTCAGCCAGCTACCCTGTTTGGGAATGTGGATACCCTGTATGTCATGGGGTTGGCCGCGGGGCTGGTATCGGGACTGTGTTATGCTTCGATAATCATGACATCCAGGCAGCTCAGGGATTCTTATACAGGCACGACGCAGGCTACCTGGGCGTTGTTCATAACCATGGTGCTCTTCTTGCCATATTCTATCGCCGTACCAGGCAAGGTATTGCTGGATAACCTGTATCTGCTCATCCTGTTCGGGCTGCTGCCAACGGCCGCCGCTCTCATTCTTTACCTCAGCGCTCTCAAGCATGTCAGGGCACAAAGCGCCAGTATCATTGCATTGCTGGAACCGGTCAGTGCTGTGGTCTTTGCCTTTCTCATCCTTAGCGAACCGGTCACTTTCACTACAATAATGGGCGGCGGGCTGATATTAGTGGGTGCGATGCTGGTGAGCAGGGAGCGGGGTGTGGAGTGCGTCCAAAAATGA
- a CDS encoding 2-oxoacid:ferredoxin oxidoreductase subunit beta — translation MAEIQDFRMDKKPVWCPGCGNFGILTALRGALADSGYEPHQVMIVSGIGCHGAVTQYVNANGFHSIHGRTLPVATGIHLANHELSVLAMAGDGDGYGIGMGHFIHAMRRNMDMAHIVHNNKLYSLTTGQTSPTTDKGRPTKSTPFGVIEIPVNPLTLALSSGATYISRGFAGDPPHLRKLIADAIAHKGFALVDVLQPCVTFNHVNTNTFYKERVYKLDEDGNYDTADKMAAYERALEWGEKIPIGLFYRESRPTYEDEVVTIRDMPLVKRPVEGVDITKTMEQFL, via the coding sequence ATGGCTGAGATACAGGATTTCAGGATGGATAAAAAACCAGTCTGGTGTCCGGGATGCGGTAATTTCGGGATACTTACCGCATTGCGTGGCGCTCTGGCGGATTCGGGGTATGAACCTCACCAGGTGATGATAGTTTCAGGTATCGGGTGCCATGGTGCAGTTACCCAGTACGTCAATGCGAATGGTTTCCACTCAATCCATGGGAGGACACTTCCTGTTGCTACAGGTATCCACCTTGCCAACCATGAACTGAGCGTCCTGGCAATGGCGGGAGATGGTGATGGCTACGGTATAGGCATGGGCCATTTCATACATGCCATGAGGCGTAACATGGACATGGCACATATCGTGCATAACAATAAACTGTACAGCCTGACCACGGGCCAGACCTCTCCCACCACTGATAAGGGCCGCCCAACCAAATCCACCCCCTTCGGGGTTATTGAGATACCGGTGAACCCGCTGACCCTTGCCCTGTCATCAGGAGCCACGTACATATCCAGGGGCTTTGCCGGTGACCCCCCACACCTGCGAAAACTTATCGCCGATGCCATTGCTCACAAGGGATTTGCGCTGGTTGATGTACTGCAGCCCTGTGTTACCTTCAATCATGTGAACACCAACACATTCTACAAGGAGAGGGTGTACAAACTGGATGAGGACGGGAATTACGATACCGCTGATAAAATGGCAGCCTATGAGCGGGCTTTGGAATGGGGTGAAAAGATACCCATCGGGTTGTTCTATCGGGAAAGCAGGCCCACGTATGAGGATGAGGTGGTTACCATTCGTGATATGCCGCTGGTGAAGAGGCCGGTTGAAGGTGTGGATATTACAAAGACCATGGAGCAGTTCTTGTAG
- a CDS encoding nitroreductase family protein, translated as MEIADAIKQRRVIREFKQDPVPDDILYRIIDSARWAPSPFNTQPWEFIIIRNSKTLKKLAKCAPTIECNAPMAIAVVILPITARYPFHQQVGEPGHAGAMAVQNIMLTAWELGIGTAWTTIEKDKVKQILNIPEEFDVLTVIPMGYPMEEPPMHKETDRLPVEDLMNFEKFTGLSEGRIMVY; from the coding sequence TTGGAAATTGCAGATGCAATTAAACAGCGACGTGTGATCAGGGAATTCAAGCAGGACCCTGTACCTGATGATATTCTGTACCGTATCATAGATTCGGCACGCTGGGCTCCCAGCCCGTTCAATACCCAACCGTGGGAGTTCATAATAATCAGAAATAGTAAAACGCTCAAGAAATTAGCTAAATGCGCTCCCACGATCGAATGCAATGCGCCTATGGCCATCGCGGTGGTCATTCTTCCCATCACAGCCAGATACCCGTTCCACCAGCAGGTAGGTGAACCCGGGCATGCGGGGGCCATGGCTGTCCAGAATATCATGCTGACGGCATGGGAGCTGGGCATAGGTACGGCGTGGACCACTATTGAGAAGGACAAGGTCAAGCAGATACTGAACATACCAGAGGAATTCGATGTGCTGACGGTCATACCCATGGGCTATCCCATGGAAGAACCGCCGATGCATAAAGAAACTGACCGACTGCCGGTGGAAGACCTGATGAACTTCGAGAAATTCACCGGATTATCTGAAGGCAGGATAATGGTATATTAG
- the hisG gene encoding ATP phosphoribosyltransferase yields the protein MIDIVIPKGSLEEQTLLLFKQADLPIKKTDREYNPKINDPRISRVKILRPQEIAKYVEQGYFDLGITGRDWILESNSDVVEVADLPYSKQGAGNVKIVIAVPQQDDSIKSASDIKPNSRVSTEYPNMTKEFFDKLGIPVEIFFSYGATEAKVPELVDVVVDLTETGSTLRKNNLKIVDVIAESSTKLIANKKAWKDPKKRKAIEEIKTLLLAVIEARGKVLIDLNVHEDNLDAVVKALPSMKNPTVSKLYKSDFYAVETVVDKSEINILIPKLKSLGAEDILELDISKIVH from the coding sequence ATGATAGATATAGTTATACCAAAAGGTAGTCTGGAAGAACAGACATTGCTGCTGTTCAAACAGGCAGACCTTCCTATAAAGAAAACAGACAGGGAATACAACCCAAAGATAAACGACCCCCGAATAAGCAGGGTGAAGATATTGCGGCCACAGGAAATAGCCAAATATGTGGAACAGGGATATTTTGACCTTGGTATCACCGGCCGGGACTGGATACTGGAATCCAACAGTGACGTCGTAGAGGTTGCTGACCTCCCGTACAGCAAACAGGGTGCCGGTAATGTGAAGATCGTTATCGCAGTTCCCCAGCAGGACGATTCCATTAAAAGTGCTTCAGATATCAAACCGAACAGCCGGGTATCCACAGAATATCCCAACATGACGAAAGAATTCTTCGATAAACTGGGGATACCTGTGGAGATATTCTTTTCCTATGGTGCGACCGAAGCAAAGGTACCAGAACTGGTTGATGTAGTGGTTGACCTCACCGAGACCGGGTCCACGCTCAGGAAGAACAATCTTAAGATAGTGGATGTGATCGCCGAGTCCTCTACCAAGCTCATTGCTAACAAAAAGGCATGGAAAGACCCAAAAAAGCGAAAGGCTATTGAGGAGATCAAGACCCTGCTCCTTGCCGTAATAGAAGCAAGGGGGAAAGTGCTCATCGACCTGAACGTGCATGAGGATAATCTTGACGCTGTTGTTAAAGCCCTTCCTTCCATGAAGAACCCGACCGTGAGCAAACTCTATAAGTCAGATTTCTATGCAGTTGAAACTGTGGTCGATAAAAGTGAAATAAATATCCTTATACCAAAACTGAAAAGCCTGGGTGCTGAGGATATACTTGAACTGGACATATCGAAGATAGTCCATTAG
- the purD gene encoding phosphoribosylamine--glycine ligase — protein sequence MKILLVGGGGREHAIAHAISGSKHDYQLYAVMSKKNPGIAGLCEDFLINAETEVEKVTEYAIKNGIDIAVIGPEGPLAAGLADALDVAGIPSVGPKRAAAKLEFDKAWTRSFMKKYGICGLPEFRIFNKTQEDAALRYVDELGDVAVKPAGLTGGKGVKVMGDQLPDRDAARAYVCELLARDVVVIEENLKGEEVTVHAFVDGSHLAFAPSVQDHKRAYEGDLGPNTGGMGSYNDAGPLLPFMNERDYEEAKQIMNDVVVRVREETGVEYRGILYGQFILTASGIRVIEFNARFGDPEAMNVLPLLETDFIDIIQAMTTGTLDTIDVQFATKASVCKYAVPAGYPENPVKDAPIQVGDTGDALLFYSSVYEKDGVVYTTGSRAAAVVGIADTIEKAEQIAEQALNSLRGQLESRHDIGTQALIQKRVDHMKSLRG from the coding sequence ATAAAAATACTATTAGTTGGCGGAGGAGGGCGTGAACATGCTATTGCACATGCCATCTCCGGAAGTAAGCACGATTATCAACTGTATGCAGTGATGTCGAAAAAGAATCCGGGAATTGCAGGGCTCTGTGAGGATTTCCTCATCAATGCGGAAACCGAAGTGGAAAAAGTAACCGAATACGCTATAAAGAACGGCATAGACATTGCTGTTATCGGCCCTGAGGGCCCGCTGGCAGCGGGACTTGCAGATGCTCTTGACGTTGCAGGTATCCCTTCTGTCGGACCAAAACGCGCGGCTGCCAAACTGGAATTCGATAAGGCATGGACGCGCAGTTTCATGAAAAAATACGGCATCTGCGGGCTTCCCGAGTTTCGGATATTTAACAAGACCCAGGAGGATGCAGCACTCAGGTATGTGGATGAACTTGGTGATGTAGCCGTGAAACCGGCAGGTTTGACCGGTGGTAAAGGGGTAAAGGTCATGGGGGACCAGCTGCCAGACAGGGATGCTGCCAGGGCGTATGTTTGTGAACTATTGGCCAGGGACGTTGTGGTCATTGAGGAGAACCTGAAGGGAGAGGAAGTAACGGTCCATGCCTTTGTGGACGGCAGCCATCTCGCGTTTGCGCCGTCAGTACAGGACCACAAGCGGGCGTATGAGGGTGACCTTGGCCCCAATACCGGTGGTATGGGGTCATATAATGATGCAGGACCTCTGTTACCCTTTATGAACGAGAGGGATTACGAAGAGGCAAAGCAGATCATGAATGATGTTGTGGTCAGGGTCAGAGAAGAGACCGGGGTGGAGTACCGCGGTATCCTGTATGGCCAGTTCATACTTACTGCCAGTGGTATCAGGGTGATAGAGTTCAATGCCCGTTTCGGAGACCCGGAGGCTATGAATGTGCTTCCGCTGCTGGAGACTGATTTTATCGATATTATACAGGCCATGACCACCGGTACTCTTGACACCATTGATGTGCAATTTGCCACTAAGGCCAGTGTATGCAAATATGCGGTACCTGCTGGTTATCCTGAGAATCCCGTAAAAGATGCTCCCATTCAGGTAGGCGATACCGGAGATGCATTGTTGTTCTATTCCAGTGTCTATGAAAAGGACGGCGTGGTGTATACGACCGGGTCAAGGGCTGCTGCTGTTGTGGGCATTGCCGATACCATTGAAAAAGCCGAGCAGATTGCCGAGCAGGCTCTCAACAGCCTGCGAGGTCAGCTGGAAAGCAGGCATGATATCGGTACCCAGGCATTGATACAAAAGCGTGTGGACCACATGAAGAGCCTGAGGGGATAA
- the argF gene encoding ornithine carbamoyltransferase, translated as MKGDILSHLLSMSDLSRVEIIELLDMADELKAKRAGGLVVEKLKNKSLAMIFEKSSTRTRISFEVAMNELGGHPLYLNYRDLQLGRGETIGDTAQVMSRYVHGIMARVNSHNTLVELGHYASVPVINALSDLEHPCQLLADLMTIREYKGKLEGLKFAWIGDGNNVCNSAILAAAITGMQMSVACPEGYEPDHGSVERARELGGSVEIVSDPKVAALNADILYTDVWVSMGDEDEREQRMRDLGPYQINDALLDVAKDDVIVLHCLPAHRGEEITSEVLTSPHSAILDEAENRLHAQKALLIKLMGST; from the coding sequence ATGAAAGGTGATATTTTGTCCCATTTATTATCCATGAGTGACCTGTCGCGTGTTGAGATTATTGAGCTGCTGGATATGGCAGACGAACTGAAAGCCAAACGAGCCGGTGGTTTGGTGGTGGAAAAGCTCAAGAACAAGAGCCTTGCCATGATCTTCGAAAAATCCTCGACCAGGACCCGCATTTCCTTTGAAGTGGCAATGAATGAACTGGGGGGGCACCCCCTGTATCTGAACTACCGTGACCTTCAGCTTGGAAGAGGAGAGACCATCGGTGACACGGCCCAGGTGATGTCAAGGTATGTGCACGGGATTATGGCAAGGGTGAACAGTCACAATACTCTCGTTGAACTGGGCCACTATGCGAGTGTGCCTGTTATCAATGCCCTGTCAGACCTGGAACACCCGTGCCAGTTGCTGGCGGACCTTATGACCATCCGGGAATATAAGGGAAAGCTGGAAGGTTTGAAGTTCGCCTGGATAGGGGATGGGAACAATGTGTGCAATTCTGCGATACTCGCTGCAGCCATTACCGGAATGCAGATGAGCGTGGCCTGTCCTGAAGGGTACGAGCCTGACCATGGTAGTGTGGAACGTGCCCGGGAGCTGGGCGGCTCGGTCGAGATAGTATCGGACCCGAAGGTTGCTGCCCTGAATGCCGACATCCTGTACACTGATGTGTGGGTCTCCATGGGCGATGAGGATGAGCGGGAACAGAGGATGCGCGACCTGGGGCCGTACCAGATCAATGATGCATTGCTGGATGTGGCAAAGGATGATGTTATTGTGCTGCACTGCCTGCCCGCACACCGTGGCGAGGAGATTACCAGTGAGGTGCTTACCAGCCCCCATTCTGCTATACTGGATGAGGCTGAGAACAGGTTGCATGCACAGAAAGCTTTGTTGATAAAATTGATGGGTTCAACATAA